A genomic region of Tamandua tetradactyla isolate mTamTet1 chromosome 2, mTamTet1.pri, whole genome shotgun sequence contains the following coding sequences:
- the MOB3C gene encoding MOB kinase activator 3C — MALCLKQVFSKDKTFRPRKRFEPGTERFELYKKAQASLKSGLDLRSVVRLPPGENIEDWIAVHVVDFFNRINLIYGTMAERCSETSCPVMAGGPRYEYRWQDERQYRRPAKLSAPRYMALLMDWIEGLINDEDVFPTRVGIPFPKNFQQVCTKILTRLFRVFVHVYIHHFDSILSMGAEAHVNTCYKHFYYFIREFSLVDQRELEPLREMTERICH; from the exons ATGGCCCTGTGCCTGAAGCAGGTGTTCTCCAAGGACAAGACATTCCGGCCACGGAAGCGCTTCGAGCCGGGCACAGAGCGCTTTGAGCTGTACAAGAAAGCCCAGGCCTCACTCAAGTCCGGCCTGGACCTGCGCAGCGTGGTGAGGCTGCCGCCCGGTGAGAACATCGAAGACTGGATTGCTGTGCATGTGGTGGATTTCTTCAACCGCATCAACCTCATCTACGGCACCATGGCTGAGCGCTGTAGCGAGACCAGCTGTCCCGTCATGGCCGGCGGGCCCCGCTACGAGTACCGCTGGCAGGATGAGCGCCAGTACCGGCGGCCCGCCAAGCTCTCGGCGCCCCGCTACATGGCGTTGCTCATGGACTGGATTGAGGGGCTCATCAACGACGAGGACGTGTTCCCCACACGCGTGG GAATTCCCTTCCCCAAGAACTTCCAGCAGGTCTGCACCAAGATCCTGACCCGCCTGTTCCGCGTCTTCGTCCACGTCTATATCCACCACTTCGACAGCATCCTCAGCATGGGGGCCGAGGCCCACGTCAACACCTGCTACAAGCACTTCTATTACTTCATTCGTGAGTTCAGCCTGGTGGACCAGAGGGAGCTGGAGCCACTG AGGGAGATGACAGAGCGGATCTGTCATTGA